Proteins from a genomic interval of Debaryomyces hansenii CBS767 chromosome E complete sequence:
- a CDS encoding DEHA2E08558p (similar to uniprot|P38774 Saccharomyces cerevisiae YHR044C DOG1 2-deoxyglucose-6-phosphate phosphatase), with protein MSHKSIIADFLLFDLDGTLVNSTLAVEKTWIEQCNNHNSTNEVPIDAEILLNSAHGTRTAETIKRWFPYLQNDKESINLFEKAIVTNYGHLAEEVKGATHLIDSINKFGSNQWAIITSGTKDLAYGWFEKLFVNSGKPKVFITANDVSQGKPNPEGYLEAFSQLKETNKLVGHEFSAVVFEDAPVGIQAGIAAGFHVIGIATTFDKDTLINAGSSFVVEDLSKIHITKTTSTSFQLDLDIL; from the coding sequence ATGTCTCATAAAAGTATTATAGCTGATTTCCTATTGTTCGACTTAGATGGTACTCTTGTAAATTCAACACTTGCTGTAGAAAAGACATGGATTGAACAATGCAATAATcataattcaacaaatgaaGTACCTATCGATGCTGagattttattaaattcagCACATGGAACAAGAACGGCTGAAACAATCAAAAGATGGTTTCCTTATTTACAAAACGACAAAGAGTCTATTAatctttttgaaaaagcCATTGTTACAAATTATGGGCATTTAGCGGAAGAGGTCAAGGGTGCAACACATTTGATCGATAGTATAAATAAGTTTGGAAGTAATCAGTGGGCTATAATAACTTCTGGTACTAAAGATTTAGCATATGGGtggtttgaaaaattatttgtaaATTCTGGCAAGCCAAAGGTTTTCATTACTGCAAATGATGTTTCGCAAGGTAAGCCGAATCCCGAAGGCTACTTGGAGGCATTTAGTCAATTAAAAGAGACAAACAAACTAGTTGGTCATGAATTTTCTGCTGTTGTTTTCGAAGACGCCCCGGTGGGTATTCAAGCGGGTATTGCTGCAGGGTTTCATGTTATTGGGATTGCAACTACTTTTGATAAGGATACTTTAATAAACGCAGGATCATCATTTGTAGTCGAAGATTTGTCAAAAATACACATTACGAAAACTACTTCAACATCATTCCAATTAGATTTGgatatattataa
- a CDS encoding DEHA2E08536p (similar to CA0962|IPF9145 Candida albicans IPF9145), translated as MPMRPSGHKKFLQEDVKSNSSSRSASRVRTPKVDGEENGSLDVNFQSIEELLTMKLESLQSLLEKQSLQDESTITGNTDSQDYKQKSISNLNQARIQSGSTTINDIIHSLSMSRTEVSSQSREMLLAQLYKLIVSKPLVVYNEENAGTKNYVSEDKVLELIKLLTSGDYRSPSEFLLLFRSCIGLLASDIDEFGELISQDFLNLVQRLIQDPTTQTVNSENKASVITGYTGLLMILHNGSSSYGIDDKVTSLIELAEGYNASSNTLTAQLRSGDREYSTFFAEDVDKKIISDSVNQANGEAAVAIAALHGAGCLLTLIERGEYLNDYITDTMPKLVALVDNENIEIAKAAGRIIALCYEIFTYDNSGDADEETEYNANSPYYEQEELSAIIERLANFSTHKITKKNKKETHSIFRDILYTIANYTSYEKRIEILKKSPEGIDIINSLMDSNYIKLSKTRSLAINSWFLYLRLIHLKWCFSFGVHNQLVSNDTIRDILKEPPSDYQLKYGGNDAYGDEDYDDSFNISVSDKFATDDKKRTEQIRKARVNKLAETIEDLEIK; from the coding sequence atgcCAATGAGACCATCAGGACATAAAAAATTCCTCCAAGAGGATGTTAAATCCAATTCCTCGTCAAGATCAGCTTCAAGAGTTAGAACACCTAAAGTAGATGGCGAAGAAAATGGGTCATTAGATGTGAATTTTCAAAGcatagaagaattattgactATGAAATTAGAGTCTTTGCAAAGTCTCTTAGAGAAACAGAGTCTACAGGATGAAAGTACTATCACCGGTAATACTGATTCCCAAGATTACAAACAAAAATCTATTAGTAATTTGAACCAAGCTAGAATTCAATCAGGACTGACAACGATAAATGACATTATTCATTCGTTGTCGATGTCTAGAACAGAAGTCTCGTCGCAATCCAGAGAAATGCTTTTGGCGCAATTATACAAGCTCATTGTTTCAAAGCCTTTGGTTGTTTATAACGAAGAGAATGCAGGCACTAAGAACTATGTTTCCGAGGATAAGGTTTTAGAGTTGATTAAGTTATTGACCAGTGGCGATTACAGATCTCCAAGTGAATTTTTGTTATTGTTTAGATCTTGTATTGGATTATTGGCAAGTGATATTGACGAATTCGGAGAGTTAATATCCCAAGATTTCTTAAATCTTGTGCAAAGATTAATTCAAGATCCTACAACGCAGACTGTAAATAGTGAAAATAAGGCTAGTGTGATAACTGGGTATACAggtttattaatgattttgcaTAATGGGTCTTCGAGCTATGGTATTGATGACAAAGTAACCTCCTTGATAGAGTTAGCTGAAGGTTATAATGCCAGCTCGAATACATTAACAGCTCAGCTTAGATCTGGTGATAGAGAATACTCGACATTTTTTGCTGAAGATGTTGATAAGAAAATTATCAGTGATTCTGTAAATCAAGCAAATGGTGAAGCGGCAGTTGCAATCGCGGCATTACATGGTGCAGGGTGTCTTTTAACGTTAATAGAAAGGGGTGAATACTTAAATGACTATATTACAGATACTATGCCAAAATTAGTTGCATTAGTAGATAACGAGAACATTGAAATCGCTAAAGCTGCTGGAAGAATTATAGCATTGTGCTATGAGATTTTTACCTACGACAATAGTGGCGACgctgatgaagaaaccGAATATAATGCCAATTCACCTTACtatgaacaagaagaacttTCTGCTATTATCGAGAGATTAGCTAATTTTTCTACCCACAAAATTACtaaaaagaacaagaaggAAACCCATTCAATTTTCAGAGATATATTATATACCATAGCAAACTATACCTCCTATGAGaagagaattgaaattttgaagaagtcACCTGAAGGCAtagatataattaattcattaatggaCTCgaattatattaaattatcaaaaacaaGATCACTCGCTATCAATAGTTGGTTTCTTTACTTGCGGttgattcatttgaaatGGTGCTTCAGTTTTGGGGTCCATAATCAGCTCGTAAGCAATGACACCATTAGAGACATTTTGAAAGAACCACCTAGTGATTACCAATTAAAATATGGTGGAAATGATGCCTATGGCGATGAAGACTATGATGACAGctttaatatttcagtGAGTGATAAATTTGCAACCGACGATAAGAAGAGGACAGAGCAAATCAGAAAAGCCAgagttaataaattagctgaaacaattgaagatttggaaatcaaatga
- a CDS encoding DEHA2E08492p (similar to uniprot|P80967 Saccharomyces cerevisiae YPR133W-A TOM5 Small mitochondrial outer membrane protein crucial to a binding relay for the import of proteins into mitochondria) — protein sequence MFGGPGSQPSEDQKKLQEKYAVDTLKTAGFIAGALWVAPIIFHYIKRQL from the coding sequence atgttCGGAGGTCCAGGTAGTCAACCAAGTGAAGATCAAAAGAAGTTGCAAGAAAAGTATGCCGTTGATACTTTAAAAACTGCCGGTTTTATTGCGGGAGCTTTATGGGTTGCACCAATTATCTTCCATTATATCAAGAGACAACTCTAA
- a CDS encoding DEHA2E08470p (similar to uniprot|Q01454 Saccharomyces cerevisiae YPR135W CTF4 Chromatin-associated protein required for sister chromatid cohesion) encodes MIEDKITAFPNGNSFVRYHPAIEKLVIGNSEGLIKIFNINEPDLEPVSIDINENLTSLSFHSNSLLVTNTSGNLELINLNENESKGTIYRSELPLRDSVFINEGKRLLCGGDDNKLVLIDMLNDKSVSTLPIPDQLLNMAYNMTGEILSLSLSNGNIQIYSVINEVPNLIETITSILPVKINSSLDTIDYIGENNDELISTKTQWSSNGESLLIPTSSNSIKVYDRSSWTDFVKEFKLDHSDVRIVDFELSPNNKHLAVGYKDLTLKVFDFNSKKLLKDVKLELQDGHYPTNLIWSEIPRSSNYNLCIGTTNGCIVTYSDLVGKDSEPISGNLFLDEAEESDANNTDDLFNDSDDEEQALAKPNGILHEEDSLVIDQDDEDENDNNEMPDYYNKDVDSYLDERRSNKRFKLNGSKYKSPSPYISDRSSENKEFELQPYSPGSTPWSQSQSKSLSDTDRRYLAMNSIGYIWSVKTASNPENLNQQSITISFFDRSINKDYHFIDYYQYDLCSMNEKGVLLACSGYKDKTGKLGGKVLYRFHDTVQDSWERNIPLLKDEFITSVSLTNNSRIENDYSDALIIIGTNLGYVRFFNLHGLCINLIKTPPVVTLMASSSSIIFMINQISPNVYTYSIIDVNQDYKFIQQDVLLPLKKCTKYPNLPLIKGVFFNEYNDPCLVPGIDDTVLILSTWRETNNAKWIPILNCKEVITENGNSESKKNWKCWPLGLYKDQLNCLILKTDNQYPGFPLPLPIELDIKLPVTNGKSKENEVNGGTDASKNEDDAEETFLRASTMGRIVNDSLNDGENEEFNDEILERLQNYSMIFDKSLLKLFASACQESRLNKALSIAKLIKNDKALMAASKISERLEFLNLASKISKLREDLVNLSEGEDDDEN; translated from the coding sequence ATGATCGAAGATAAAATAACTGCATTTCCTAATGGGAACTCATTTGTTAGGTATCATCCAGCTATTGAAAAGTTAGTGATTGGTAATAGTGAAGGCttaatcaaaattttcaacattaatGAACCTGATTTAGAACCAGtatcaattgatataaatgaaaatttgacATCTTTGTCATTCCATTCAAACTCGTTGTTAGTAACTAATACATCAGGTAATCTTGAACTTATAAATTTGAacgaaaatgaatcaaaagGCACGATTTACAGATCAGAATTGCCTTTAAGAGATTCAGTTTTTATTAACGAAGGAAAGAGACTTCTATGCGGTGgagatgataataaattggtCTTGATAGATATGCTTAATGACAAATCGGTTTCAACGTTGCCTATACCGGATCAGTTACTCAACATGGCGTATAATATGACCGGAGAAATATTGTCATTAAGTTTATCAAATGggaatattcaaatttattcaGTTATCAACGAGGTTCCAAATTTAATCGAAACGATAACCAGCATACTCCCAGTTAAGATTAATAGCTCATTGGATACAATCGACTACATTGGAGAGAacaatgatgaattgataTCTACCAAGACCCAATGGTCATCAAACGGCGAGTCCTTGTTAATACCCACTTCTTCCAATTCGATTAAGGTTTATGATAGATCAAGCTGGACTGATTTTgttaaagaattcaagtTAGATCACTCGGATGTTCGCATAGTTGATTTTGAGCTTAGtccaaataataaacatcTTGCTGTTGGCTATAAGGACTTGACATTGAAggtatttgattttaattccaaaaagCTACTTAAGGATGTAAAACTTGAACTTCAAGATGGACATTATCCAACGAACTTGATTTGGAGTGAAATTCCAAGATCCTCTAACTATAATTTGTGCATTGGCACCACTAATGGATGCATTGTTACATACAGTGACTTGGTAGGTAAAGATTCTGAACCTATTTCTGGAAACTTGTTTTTGGATGAAGCCGAAGAATCAGATGCCAATAATACAGATGATTTGTTCAAcgattctgatgatgaagaacaaGCACTTGCCAAACCAAATGGCATATTGCACGAAGAAGACTCTTTGGTGATTGatcaagatgatgaagatgaaaacgataataatgaaatgcCAGATTACTATAACAAAGACGTTGATTCATATTTAGATGAAAGGCGTTCTAATAAGCGtttcaaattgaatgggagtaaatataaatctCCTTCACCATATATATCTGATCGTAGTTCAGAAAATAAGGAATTTGAGTTGCAACCGTATTCACCAGGATCTACGCCTTGGAGTCAAAGTCAAagtaaatcattatcagaTACAGATAGAAGGTACTTAGCAATGAACTCTATTGGTTACATTTGGTCTGTCAAAACTGCGTCAAACCCAGAGAACTTAAATCAGCAAAGTATAactatttcatttttcGATAGATCTATAAACAAAGACTATCACTTCATAGATTATTATCAGTATGACTTATGTTCGATGAATGAAAAAGGTGTCTTATTAGCATGTTCTGGATATAAAGATAAAACAGGTAAGTTAGGTGGGAAAGTGCTCTATAGATTTCATGATACAGTTCAAGATTCATGGGAAAGAAATATTCCTTTATTGAAAGACGAATTCATCACCTCAGTTAGTTTaaccaataattcaagaattgagaATGACTATAGTGATGCCTTAATTATAATTGGTACCAATTTGGGCTATGTTAGGTTTTTTAATTTGCATGGTCTTTGCATCAACTTGATAAAAACGCCTCCAGTAGTTACATTAATGGCGTCATCCAGCTCAATTATATTCATGATTAATCAAATCTCACCTAACGTATACACATATTCTATAATTGATGTCAATCAAGATTACAAATTTATCCAACAAGATGTTTTATTACCACTTAAAAAGTGTACAAAGTATCCAAATCTTCCACTTATAAAGGGAGTTTTCTTTAACGAATACAATGATCCTTGTTTGGTTCCAGGTATAGACGATACAGTACTCATTTTATCGACATGGCGTGAAACTAATAATGCCAAATGGATTCCTATTCTTAACTGTAAAGAGGTCATTACGGAAAATGGAAACAGTGAATCtaagaagaattggaaatgTTGGCCACTAGGTTTATATAAAgatcaattaaattgtttGATATTAAAAACTGACAACCAATACCCAGGATTTCCATTACCTTTACCAATAGAGTTAGATATAAAACTACCAGTAACTAATGGTAAATCCAAGGAGAATGAAGTCAATGGTGGTACAGATGCATccaaaaatgaagatgatgctGAGGAAACATTCTTACGTGCATCTACTATGGGTAGAATAGTAAACGATTCATTGAATGACGgagaaaatgaagaattcaacGACGAAATCTTAGAAAGATTACAGAATTACAGTATGATATTCGATAAgtcattattgaaattatttgcGTCTGCATGTCAAGAGTCAAGATTAAACAAGGCATTAAGTATTGCAAAATTAATCAAGAACGACAAAGCCTTAATGGCCGCGTCTAAAATTTCCGAAAGAttggaatttttgaatctaGCAAGCAAGATAAGCAAATTAAGAGAGGATCTAGTCAATTTGAGTGAAGGtgaagatgacgatgagAACTAA
- a CDS encoding DEHA2E08426p (no similarity), translating into MSLYYSNECEFIVVNRPIRYKIANTNQKSRSKSQAIVRQYGIFCYPGTVNNKILKAK; encoded by the coding sequence ATGTCATTGTATTATCTGAACGAATGTGAATTTATTGTCGTAAATAGGCCAATACGATACAAGATCGCTAATACCAATCAAAAATCTCGTTCCAAGCTGCAAGCTATCGTCCGTCAATACGGTATTTTCTGCTATCCCGGTACTGTaaataacaaaattttgaaggCGAAATAA
- a CDS encoding DEHA2E08580p (similar to uniprot|O93999 Candida albicans Possible zinc- finger protein): MTERVLKSNLDSSISPYNRYGGVNRTKVAKNAPKNLKKNGTLRGKKRSKNGCLSCKKLRIKCDESKPRCEYCVHTSRECVYPVEEVARIEDGSKDTIDINGTINTKDTRLETVQTKWQMVEEEQDPAKTFGGLTCELMLNSSTKLLNISTFELRLLNFFNAYCIPLISFGVNMRADRTWRTQVPKLFLQSDLVRQSIFSFSSINLWPLCDFEKLIDVDTDHAVRRDMERMGNVVNYKLLTESLSLEKPEQDPSNNLFLKTSKYFMNTLKHTGNIIDRTTTDVEPEIDEITASELSVSGILIFSFLGIHPHRLVPLVSFDHEIETDFLSIVRGVRNAIKVSYKALATSDYFGILPLINSSIESNPITRSLRSQLSEYYDDQVKTSITSDNFATLQNSIASLELHMSKTIFLNYPVPLFAWILLIPDDLHELIRAKHFFALRMLYVFACLCCVTKFQLYDSKNIWNDYIFWFKDYNFQCFNGTWNSEFDEKLYRVIFERKFRIPNNSFHLLGKFDPNSFFE, translated from the exons atgacAGAGCGAGTATTGAAAAGTAACTTAGACTCGAGCATAAGTCCTTATAATCGGTACGGTGGAGTGAATAGAACGAAGGTAGCAAAGAATGCACcgaagaatttaaaaaagaATGGAACACTCAGGGGAAAAAAGCGATCAAAGAATGGTTGCCTCAGTTGCAAGAAACTTCGAATCAAA TGTGATGAGAGTAAGCCGAGATGTGAATATTGTGTTCATACAAGTCGGGAGTGTGTATATCCTGTGGAGGAGGTAGCGAGAATAGAAGATGGATCCAAGGATACGATAGATATAAATGGCACAATAAATACGAAGGATACGAGGTTGGAAACGGTGCAAACGAAATGGCAGATGGTAGAAGAGGAACAGGATCCAGCCAAGACATTTGGAGGGCTTACATGTGAACTTATGTTGAATTCGTCTaccaaattgttgaatataTCGACATTTGAATTGAGGTTGTTGAACTTCTTCAACGCCTATTGTATACCGTTAATTTCGTTTGGAGTCAACATGAGGGCGGACAGAACCTGGCGTACACAGGTGCCCAAGTTGTTCTTGCAGTCCGACTTGGTACGCCAGTCCATCTTTCTGTTCAGTAGCATTAATTTATGGCCATTGtgtgattttgaaaagctTATAGATGTTGACACGGACCACGCTGTGCGGAGGGACATGGAGCGAATGGGCAACGTAGTGAACTATAAATTGCTCACAGAAAGTTTGAGTTTGGAAAAACCAGAGCAGGACCCTAGTAATAATCTATTTCTTAAAACGAGCAAATATTTCATGAATACTCTCAAGCATACGGGAAACATCATTGATAGAACCACTACTGATGTTGAACCTGAAATAGATGAAATAACGGCGTCGGAACTACTGGTTTCTGGaatcttaattttttcatttttggGTATTCATCCACATAGACTTGTGCCGTTGGTGTCATTTGACCACGAAATTGAAACTGACTTTCTTTCGATCGTAAGAGGTGTCAGGAATGCGATCAAAGTCAGTTACAAAGCATTGGCAACTTCTGATtattttggtattttaCCGTTGATTAATAGTTCAATCGAGTCAAATCCGATAACGAGATCATTGCGGAGCCAACTCTCTGAATATTACGATGACCAAGTGAAGACGTCAATAACGAGCGATAACTTTGCTACGCTACAGAATTCTATAGCAAGTTTGGAATTGCATATGTCTAAAACgatttttttgaattatccAGTGCCATTGTTTGCTTGGATTCTTTTGATTCCAGACGATCTTCATGAATTGATCAGGGCAAAGCACTTCTTTGCGTTGAGGATGCTTTATGTTTTTGCTTGTTTATGCTGCGtaacaaaatttcaactATATGACagtaaaaatatttggaatgATTATATTTTCTGGTTCAAAGATTATAACTTCCAATGTTTTAATGGAACCTGGAATTCTGAATTCGATGAAAAACTATATCGTGTCATCTTTGAACGAAAATTCAGGATTCCAAACAACTCATTCCATTTATTAGGAAAGTTTGATCCTAATTCATTTTTCGAGTAA
- a CDS encoding DEHA2E08448p (weakly similar to uniprot|P38866 Saccharomyces cerevisiae YHR176W FMO1 Flavin-containing monooxygenase) codes for MMSVRYTRIAIIGGGPAGLAAAKSFGLSPTNFEVDLFERNDNLGGVWLYTGKKPNGLKEIKDINNPSVGRNELFSPMYKYLETNITGKLMQYANSTFPPDAFVYPTRQEVFQYLQEYSNTIPQSTKIHLNSNVLSLTKKNSIWEVQVENLKDKKTSIKQYDAIVLANGHFEVPFIPRVNGLNSWHIKSPSSITHAKYFTDPNDFANKNVLVVGSSSSGTDIAIQLTVRCNKVYVSNRSNSLGPEFKNLRAKVIGLITKYDFDNNRSVTTAEGETVSDIDAVIFCTGYRYDFPFLKSYMDDGSIIDAEGTMVHNIYKQMFYIPDPSLAFFALPKQIVPMPLAESQAAVLSRVFSGKMELPDKETMISEYSKELEMKGKEFHNLKFPADADYCKSLQEWIDSNNLTNYGLHAPTWDKEKYEDRSISGSMKSDRISEVIEHANTLRDKGEGFRLLR; via the coding sequence ATGATGCTGGTTAGATATACAAGGATAGCAATTATTGGGGGTGGCCCTGCTGGACTTGCGGCTGCTAAATCGTTTGGATTACTGCCTActaattttgaagttgatttGTTCGAACGAAATGACAACTTAGGAGGAGTGTGGTTGTATACTGGAAAAAAGCCAAACGGattgaaagaaatcaaagatattaataatCCATCAGTTGGtagaaatgaattattctCGCCAATGTATAAGTATTTGGAGACAAATATTACAGGAAAGCTAATGCAATATGCCAACAGTACTTTTCCACCTGATGCTTTTGTATATCCTACTAGACAAGaagttttccaatatttacaagaatACTCTAATACGATCCCACAAAGTACaaaaattcatttgaattCTAATGTTCTCTCATTGACTAAAAAAAACTCGATATGGGAAGTACAGGtagaaaatttgaaggataAAAAGACATCGATAAAACAATACGATGCCATTGTTCTTGCCAATGGGCATTTCGAAGTACCTTTTATTCCAAGAGTCAACGGCCTAAACTCTTGGCACATAAAGCTGCCTCTGTCGATAACCCATGCAAAGTATTTTACTGACCCGAATGACTTTGCCAACAAGAATGTTCTTGTTGTTGGAAGTTCATCTAGTGGTACGGACATTGCAATACAATTGACTGTCAGGTGCAATAAGGTATATGTTTCCAATAGGTCTAATTCTCTTGGGCCCGAATTTAAAAACCTTCGTGCTAAGGTTATTGGACTTATAACGAAATATGATTTTGACAACAATAGATCTGTAACCACTGCGGAAGGTGAAACTGTAAGTGATATTGATGCCGTGATTTTTTGTACCGGTTACAGATATGACTTTCCGTTCTTAAAGAGTTATATGGATGACGGTTCTATTATAGACGCTGAAGGAACTATGGTTCATAATATTTACAAGCAAATGTTTTATATCCCAGATCCGTCCTTGGCCTTTTTCGCGTTACCAAAACAGATTGTTCCTATGCCACTAGCTGAATCGCAGGCTGCTGTTTTGTCCAGAGTCTTCAGCGGCAAGATGGAGCTACCAGATAAAGAAACTATGATCTCTGAATATTCAAAGGAGCTCGAAATGAAAGGTAAGGAATTCCACAACCTAAAATTCCCTGCTGATGCAGACTATTGTAAATCATTACAAGAATGGATTGACCTGAACAATCTTACCAATTATGGTCTACATGCGCCTACTTGGGATAAGgaaaaatatgaagataGGAGTATATCAGGTTCAATGAAATCAGATAGAATATCCGAGGTCATTGAACATGCCAATACTTTAAGAGATAAAGGCGAAGGTTTCAGATTGTTACGATGA
- a CDS encoding DEHA2E08514p (similar to uniprot|Q06504 Saccharomyces cerevisiae YPR131C NAT3 Catalytic subunit of the NatB N-terminal acetyltransferase): MTSIKPFQIEDLFEINPVNLDPLTENFNLQFYFQYLIEWPSLFFKSVEVSNDFNQDHEISGYMMGKNEGKLSKKEWHTHITAVTVNAQYRRIGLASDLCLHLENLVKDEPYETLFIDLFVKVTNVLAQHLYEKLDYSVYRRVVGYYGRDPPTDKNATDDQIDAFDMRKSLPKDVKNETVRANGREVNVFPHEVAF, encoded by the coding sequence ATGACTTCTATAAAACCatttcaaattgaagatttatttgaaataaaccCAGTTAACCTCGATCCATTAactgaaaatttcaatttgcaATTTTATTTCCAGTACCTAATCGAATGGCCTTCactatttttcaaatcagtTGAAGTAAGCAATGACTTTAACCAAGACCACGAAATCAGTGGATATATGATGGGCAAAAACGAAGGAAAATTGTCGAAAAAAGAATGGCATACCCACATAACTGCAGTCACAGTCAATGCTCAATACAGAAGAATAGGATTAGCATCGGATTTATGTTTGCATTTGGAAAACTTGGTAAAGGATGAACCATACGAAACTTTATTTATAGACTTGTTTGTCAAGGTAACGAACGTTTTGGCTCAACATCTATATGAAAAGCTAGATTACAGTGTGTACCGAAGGGTGGTTGGCTATTATGGACGAGATCCACCAACTGATAAAAACGCTACAGACGACCAAATCGATGCCTTCGATATGAGAAAGCTGTTGCCCAAGGATGTTAAGAACGAAACTGTGAGGGCCAATGGCCGCGAGGTAAACGTCTTCCCGCATGAGGTAGCATTTTAG
- a CDS encoding DEHA2E08382p (similar to uniprot|P45978 Saccharomyces cerevisiae YPR129W SCD6 Protein containing an Lsm domain may bind RNA and have a role in RNA processing) → MSQYIGKTISLISNKGLRYVGLLDNINADDATVALKSVRSFGTEGRMAASGNANLEVHPGTDVYDYVVFRGSDVKDLTVLDTPIDQVKPEPYTQAPAPGGYPAYQQQPQTQTQQKPQKAPAPSTTSAAPAKAASAPTQTSAPKQRAQKPSETQTQPQAPTPSQTQQQSQPQATPTSARTEETGKEENASPAQPRPQEHPQSGLQKNVSKVSNVPETAFDFESANAKFSRDIDSEKDAEQPMYNKQSSFFDNISSSADEKNTMRWAEEKNLNLDTFGESSVNNRGRGRGRGRGNWRGGRGNWRGGRGRGRGGNRSNNDYNSKPEWA, encoded by the coding sequence ATGTCTCAATATATTGGAAAGActatttctttgatttctaaCAAAGGACTTCGTTATGTTGGGTTGTTAGATAACATTAATGCAGACGATGCTACAGTTGCGTTAAAATCGGTTAGATCATTTGGTACAGAAGGTAGAATGGCTGCTAGTGGTAATGCAAACCTTGAAGTTCATCCAGGAACCGATGTGTATGATTATGTTGTTTTCAGAGGGTCCGATGTTAAGGATTTAACTGTTTTGGATACTCCTATTGATCAGGTGAAGCCAGAGCCTTATACACAAGCTCCGGCACCAGGTGGGTACCCAGCATACCAACAACAGCCGCAAACTCAAACACAACAAAAGCCGCAAAAAGCACCAGCTCCTAGCACGACTTCAGCTGCTCCGGCAAAAGCTGCGTCAGCTCCAACTCAAACATCAGCACCTAAACAAAGGGCCCAAAAACCTTCTGAGACCCAGACTCAACCACAGGCTCCAACCCCATCGCAAACGCAACAACAACTGCAACCGCAAGCTACTCCAACTTCTGCTCGTACAGAGGAAACAGGAAAGGAGGAAAATGCATCGCCAGCCCAACCAAGACCGCAAGAACACCCGCAATCTGGCTTACAAAAGAACGTTTCGAAAGTATCTAATGTGCCAGAGACCGCATTTGACTTTGAATCTGCAAACGCAAAGTTTTCAAGGGACATAGATTCGGAAAAAGACGCTGAACAGCCAATGTATAATAAACAATCGTCATTCTTTGACAACATTTCGTCCTCTGCAGATGAAAAGAATACTATGAGGTGGgcagaagaaaagaatcTTAATTTAGATACTTTTGGTGAATCTTCAGTCAACAATAGGGGTAGAGGCAGAGGCAGAGGCAGAGGTAACTGGAGAGGTGGCAGAGGTAATTGGAGAGGTGGCAGAGGCAGAGGTAGAGGTGGTAATAGAagtaataatgattataaCAGTAAGCCTGAATGGGCCTAA
- a CDS encoding DEHA2E08404p (no similarity), which yields MTSVLLNIGQNTLSDVKTPPIKFYFNSEGFIINVQYS from the coding sequence ATGACTTCagttttattgaatattggACAAAATACGCTATCAGACGTTAAAACTCCCCCTATCAAATTCTACTTCAATAGTGAGggatttatcattaatgtCCAATATTCGTAG